The Panacibacter microcysteis genome includes a window with the following:
- a CDS encoding 2Fe-2S iron-sulfur cluster-binding protein, with the protein MSDQLFKVTIDNITVEVAPGTSILQAARQIGGEVAPPAMCFYSKLKGSGGKCRTCLVEVSKGSEKDPRPMPKLVASCRTTVMDGMEVKNITSQRVIEARAGVVEFLLLNHPLDCPICDQAGECHLQDLGYEHGKAGTRYEFQRRTFHKVDLGDKIQLHMTRCILCYRCVFTADQLTDSREHGVLDRGDHAQIATFIEKNLDNEFIGNVIDVCPVGALTDKTFRFKNRVWFTKPVDAHRDCPTCCGEVQLWMRGDEVFRVTARKDEWGEITESSKGSTGWICNTCRFDKKHISDWTIEGPTKISRHSVISQGHYVNTVKPAETIERVMDGRKPRLFMDIHKVSEVNKPAIELSLINGPATSDTFNANKND; encoded by the coding sequence ATGTCAGACCAACTATTTAAAGTAACAATTGATAATATTACCGTAGAGGTAGCGCCAGGCACTTCCATTCTGCAGGCTGCACGCCAGATTGGTGGCGAGGTAGCGCCTCCGGCCATGTGCTTTTACTCCAAACTAAAAGGTAGTGGCGGCAAGTGTCGCACCTGCCTTGTTGAGGTGTCTAAGGGCAGTGAGAAAGATCCGCGTCCCATGCCAAAACTGGTAGCCAGTTGCCGCACTACGGTGATGGATGGTATGGAGGTTAAAAATATTACCTCTCAAAGGGTTATTGAAGCAAGAGCCGGTGTAGTAGAGTTCCTGTTGTTGAATCATCCGCTTGATTGCCCTATCTGCGACCAGGCGGGCGAATGTCATCTCCAGGATCTCGGGTATGAACATGGTAAAGCCGGTACACGTTACGAATTTCAGCGAAGAACTTTTCATAAAGTAGACCTGGGCGACAAGATACAACTGCATATGACCCGTTGCATATTATGCTACCGGTGTGTATTTACGGCAGACCAGTTAACAGACTCCAGGGAGCATGGTGTGCTTGACAGGGGAGATCATGCGCAGATCGCGACTTTTATTGAGAAGAATCTCGATAATGAATTTATAGGTAATGTAATAGATGTTTGTCCCGTGGGTGCATTAACCGATAAAACATTCCGTTTTAAAAACCGCGTGTGGTTTACCAAACCGGTAGATGCACACAGAGATTGCCCAACCTGTTGCGGCGAAGTGCAGTTATGGATGCGTGGCGACGAAGTTTTCCGTGTAACCGCACGTAAAGATGAATGGGGCGAAATAACAGAAAGCAGTAAAGGCTCTACGGGGTGGATCTGCAATACCTGCCGCTTTGATAAAAAACATATCAGCGACTGGACGATTGAAGGCCCAACCAAAATAAGCCGGCATTCGGTTATTTCGCAGGGGCATTATGTAAATACTGTAAAACCTGCAGAAACAATAGAAAGGGTAATGGATGGCAGAAAGCCGCGCTTGTTTATGGATATTCATAAAGTAAGTGAAGTAAATAAGCCTGCGATTGAGTTAAGCCTGATCAACGGGCCGGCTACCAGTGATACCTTTAACGCAAACAAAAACGATTAA